The Primulina eburnea isolate SZY01 chromosome 12, ASM2296580v1, whole genome shotgun sequence genome includes the window tagaaatgaatttttttaaaaaaatttgacttAAGTCCAAATTAAAGATTGTTAGATCGGTCGGGGTCCATCATTATACGCAATCAGTGAAAATCATTCATATTCATTTTTACCCAGGAAAATAGACTCAAAATCGCCTTCCTAATACAATTTATTTTACCATATTATTTGAATCTAAGATTTAATCATGCCGGTAATAAATTAGCAAGAGGTGGCTTGGCCGGAAAGGAATGGGAAATTATCAAGGATGACTTCGTTGTTGGCGAAACGAAGAGCGCCAAAAGCGCAAGTATTCTCTGAGCCGGTCTGGATTTCCAACGCCTCGGGAAACTGGTCGAAATAGATGACAGTCTCCTCAAAaagacgatgacacgcattatCTATCACTCTTATTCCTTTGAAAAGAGACAACTATTCTGTTTTCAGACGAGTTGGAAGCAAAACCGAGTCATGATAGGActcaaaattcttattttccaCTAAAATTCTAAATTTAACAGAGTTCGAGAATCATGTAAAACCTCCCCATGATATACACGATTCTAAGGCATCTAGAGTTAAATATAGCGATGAACTGTGCATGGATATTAATGAATAGAAAAGACAAAGAGGGTATGATAAGTCAACGACGTTGCATGAAGACATAGCGGCACGTAAGCTTCTCACTGATTTCACACAAAGAATAATATctctacttttttttttttctctctcgtATATATACCCTTCAATCACATCCACAACTCGTCTCGGGACATCTATAATATTCATGCACCATCTCTCGGTAAGATATTCATTAATACTCATCATTCACCtcaaataatatattaattgttccacatcggttggataaataacatttgagtggtatatatgggattggacaatcctccccttTTGAtatagcttttggggttgagttaggtccaaatttcaatcttaacataATATACCATTAAATTTCACTATATTTCTCAAGTTCTGCCGACCTTCCATTCTAATGAAATCATGTTCGTTTGATGCATATATCTTAAGTGCATGCACGTACGTAATATATCGACAAAAGTAGTCATTTGGTTGAGTTCAACTTACTCGAAGACGTTGCTTACAATGTAAATCCCGGTGTCTtaattcttttatatatattttgataatcGTTAGATCTAAGGTGATCGTAATGTTTGATCTCGCTGTGTGATTTTGATATCCCAGGGATGAACCCATCAACATCTGGTCCAAACTCTCGGCCCATCTTTAAGGCCCACAGGTGAATGGCCCATGACAAGTCCagatattctcctataaatatcaggtttgagcgtatgattatgcattcaatatattgttttcagcagcacccttagctgttctccccatatatcctcagtcactgacttgagcgtcagaggggctacgccaggacaccctcctggcctcCTCCTCACGATcctatttgtgatttcaggctcagggtaatttcagaatctgcgtctggactagtgacacttgctggaattggaccctaaatttcccgtgagtatcagatttgtttaaatattttgttatCAACGCATCCGAACATGTCGTACGTACAACGGATGCGCATAAAATAATTACTTTTGTACAATCGcgatcaaaatatttaatcaaacAAAGAAACTGGGAATATGCATAGCAATCAATTAGCTAGGGTTTTGAATGTTACATTGCCCTCAAGACAAGGGCTACTCGACTGGTTTCAAATTCACTCCTAAAAATTGGCGTTTTTGACGTTGTCATAATTCATTAGCTACGTACTTATATAGCACTGATTCTAGTTATTAATTTCAAGAttcgaaatatttttttattaataaatagaatgaaaaattattgttttgtgcatgatttatgtaaaatacaaataataatattgttgaagtttgcatatTTTTTGAAAGAGTTCTGTAAACTAAATGACAGATGTGGGAGAAGAAAGAAATTGCGTTGGGCTAAGGTAACTTAATACGCAGGGTTATTAATTGCATCGGCGATTCGGATTTGCATGTTGTGTTTCATTTAAGGTTATGGGGCCTTTGATTGTGATTATTTGTTTCTGTCGATTcttatttcattttttatgaccctttttttaaaataacaaagataatttatgaatttttggttaataattaataatttttatatatatctaTAAACATTAATGTCTAATCTATAAAGTAAAACATATGAAAATTAAAAAGACTACTTATTATTGGTAATTCTTTCCATGTACGTagatttttgtgagacggtctcatgtgaGAGTGGTCGAcctttttgacataaaaataatatttttttcatgagtTGAGCCGAGTCGgagatctgtttcacaaaattatcCTGGTAGAAAcattcaaaaagaaacaagaaaaTGGGGAAAAAATAaccaatatattttaaacactgTTGTTTGATTTAATTACGCTTACACGCGcggaatttaaatttaaattaaaattaagaatAATTATTTGATTGCTTATGCTTGGATGGTAATTATCTCGCTTTTTTCACCTAATTCGGTATTGCGGTAAATTGCATACAAAATCAGCTGCATCGTTCCTAATAAGCACCCAAATCCATTTGGCACCTGCAATTAATTTGTCATTGATAAATAAATATCGTTAACTAATTAATCTCCAATTATTTATATTCAGCTAGCTTTTGATTTATTGAACTGGGCCTTCCATCTTAAATTGGCTGTATGGATATCTCGGTCCACCATGTAAAGTAAAAAGTTCTCTGAagctaaaaaaaacattttttttgttgaaaaaaattccaatttttttaaaaacaaaatacttaaaaattGGGTTTAATAAAGTATTTTCAAAGCAAAATCCTCGGATAATATTGGCCAAATTGAATCTATgtttgttatttatattttgacATGCTTAGATTATCTAACAAAATTTGGATACAAGAAAGGCATGGGTTAGGGCTAATAAAAAGGAAACAAACAACTCACAAATAGAAAAAACGTCCTTTCCAATAAGTCCGTAGATAAACCAAGAAGTGCCGCAAAGGAAAACGAAGAGCGACAAGAGGAAGGGCATATACTCCACGCTCTTGGTTTTTAACACCATCCTCTgcacaaattaaataaaacaaaatcAGTATCTTAATCTTAATTAGTCCCTAATCTTATTAAGAATTCGATTctttagaaataaaatattaagaatAAAAGAATTTACATATATAAAgtaaaatgattatttaatttagccACAATTTGCTAGTTGATTAAAGATTGATATATCTTATTAATTCTTACCATGACGGACAGGGGCGGAGGCACTCATTTGTTCACCCGggctttaaaaatttatatgtaatttttttaataattttggataaatttaatattagcccgggtagatcaatttaaaatattaaaaaattttagaGGTTAATATTCTAGCCCGGATATAATCGGATTCTTGGCTCCGCCCCTGATGACGGATAAAGGTGAAGCATACATTATTATGGAGAAAATGGTGGCAGCAAAACCACATAGATTCTTCCTTTTTTTGGCGTCGTGAATGGCGAAGACCGAAACCAAAGCGACAACTGAGAACACAGAGAGAACACAGCACAACAGCCCTAAAATCTTGGCCTTCTCCTTCTTGGGCGCAAATACAAGGAATATCAACACATATATCGACTCTATCGCGGCTCCAGTGCCGTTGATCGCAGACACTAAGAAGTTGTTTTTTGATATGAAAGGAAGCCCATACCTGCATGCATATATACGTGCATGATTAGTGTAGCCAGAATTTTGATTTATGTATATATAGATAAACAGAAACTAAAAATCGAATAAAGAAACATATTTATTTTACCAAGTTGAGAGTAAGCAGTTGAGTAAAGTCATGACATAAGGAATGCCGGAGAATTGCTCGGTTGATCTTTTCGTGACGATCCTCTTAAATGTCACTCTATCATGCATATTTTTATCAAAACCTTTTGTTTACCtcaaaaacattaaaaaattaatgtagCAACTGAGGAATATTAGGATTAAAACATTATTTACTCTCCAAATCCAAGTAATTAACTTTCTTACACGGGTGACAGGAAGAGAAACAATCCAGTAGCATTCCCTGTGGTAAAACATAATTGGTTAAATTAAAGAAAGGATAGCTTAGAAATAATATAAACGATCAGAAATTtggaaaacaaaccaaaaactcCAAACACCAAATGCAGGGCCTTATCTTTACTCATCCTATTGTTAATATTTTCAAGAAAAGATAAGCTGATTTCTTGAACAAGCTGGTGACAGTGGTGATCGATAATAAGATTTACAAAGGGTAAGGATTAAAAGTGCACTTAAAtagaacaaaaaataaaaagtacCCCTAACTTTTAACTTAAGAGTAGGTAGACGATCTCATAAAAAATTCTtggtgtaaaaaataatattttttaattgatgatccaaataaaagatctgtctcacaaaatacaactcgtgagaccgtctcgcaTAATTTTTTTTGCGTTAATTTAATTCGCATTGAATGTACCAGATCATGCCCAAATCGAAACATATCTCCGTAATCTCATTGAGTCAAGAAAGAGCCGTGAAATTATACCATGCATTAGTACGTCAGAAAACGCGTAAAGTCGCTGTTTAGGTTTTCGCAAGTTATAGGAAATGATTTTTGCGTGAAGAGTTGTAATGGAGCACCGTCGGGAATTCTTTTAGCAACTTATCCAGCTAAGATAAAAGGAGTCTAAATATTATATCCTTTAGCTTCCCACCTTCCGACAATCGTCAAATTCGGATGCATTAGGATTTTTATAAATCACCCCTAATTTTGATGCGAATTTGTTTATGATCTTTTGGTCCTAAAGATATATGCATATTTGCAATAATCGAAAAAATATAACAACCGAATCATTTCAttctatttttaattatatataattcgATCAATTGGTTACCAATATGCATTGTACATTTGAGCATCACGTTAGCATCACATTAGCATTTAAAACCACCTCAAAAAAGGCCAATTTTTTTGTAAACAAAGTTCAAAGATAACATAATAATTAGATTGAAATTTAACAGCATACAATACCAACATCAAAATCGGCAATAGACAAATATTAAACCGACCTTTGCACTGCACATTGATCGAGTTAATGAATTTATGGGGAGGCATTCAATTGAGATGTGATATGGTTACGCTAGAGTTGGAGATTGATTTAAAAAGGAGATAAATAAATCAATCTCAACTatttcttaaaaatattttggttgggTTAACAACACTGAAATAGAATTCTTGTTAAACTATCAGTTGGATATTACTTATGGTTATGTTAGTCTCGTATCGAAAAGCTATAAGTTGGATATTACTCGAAAATAAACTCACTGACATGATTTGAACGTAAAAATGGCTCAAGTAAGAATCAGTTTGGTTACGAAATGGAAGACTAAAAGTAGAGtaattaaaatgtaaatgcaacTGATTATTTCTGGATGTTTGGAAACTTGAATAACTCTAACATCATCTCTTCTTTATCATATATGaatttcactaaaatactttgacaATAACAACAATTTGCAATTGTCAATTTCAAGAAAActtactgaaactcttagtttatcACAAACTTAACACAAATTATCAGTAAGATTCTTACTGTCAAAATACAAGTatttcagaattgaaatcaCTACCCAGAAATGATTCTTGAAGATCTTGTATAAAATTTTAAGTGTGTGCTTTTGAAAGTTTATGGCTTGAGAATAACTAATTGGTTTTTAAGATGGAGTGAGTGAGTGAGTGAGTGAGCTAGACAGACTGTTTACTTTCTCTATATACAAGCTTCGATCCAACAGTCGACAAAATGTAATCTGATTACCATTCCAAATGAAGGTAGTTGTTGGTCATGTCGTTTTCTACTTCACTATCTTTTCTGACAATAGTACATTGTAGGTAGTGCTCGCGGATTTCTTACATTCTACAGGTAATCGAAAATTGTACCAGTACGGAAAATTTTATCCGATAAAACACATAGTAGATtgataattttcaaaaaatgttTGTACGAGGAGGCTAGATGATTTCAACGTGATGACCAGATGACTTCATAAATCAGTTTCCCTCGCAATTTCAGTAGGTCTTTGACATAGGCAAACTCCAATTCAGTAAACCTCGAGAATCAGTTCTTTTGTGTAGTTTTCAGTGTGTCTATTTTAAGAATAgtcatttagttttttttttctaaactgACCAAAACTTAATtgatttaacatattaaaatttgataatagaGAGAAGGGAAATAAAAATCACGATAGTTGAAAATCATCTAAAAATTATGTGCCGACAAATTAATTAATCGGATCGAAAGCGCAGGGGAATTGTCAATGCAATCTTTTTCATGTGTTGTTCATAgattgattgatattgtatgtcttTGTTAGATCAAGGTACGTCCCCATTTTGACCCAGTCAATTTTAGTTACATTTCCTCGCTCTTAACGAAATTCcttgtatttttttttggaaattatTTAATCCTAGTACATTTATGTAATATTTTTACCTTTATACTGGAGCTCCACTCACTCAAAAGACCCCATGACATAAAGTTATGATACCAGTAAATTTATGTTTCATTCCTCCAATATCAACTCAATCCCTGTGAGATTTCCAATCAGTTTTCAAAATGTTACAACAgtaaactgtaaatcaactcaaACACAAGTCAACCGGTTCCTCAGCCATCAATGGAAGGACGCGTAGTGTTAGGCAATCTACGTCCCCGAACAAACGAACTAAACAGATGCAGAGCTCTTGAAGGCTGTGCATAGGGTACCATGTGTGCTGCACCTCTAACTGTAGCAAAAGTTAGCAAGTTTCCATACTCAGTAGCCCAACCTCCCACCTAATAATAAATCACAAAAGGATAAGGTGTTAATGGCTGAGTGTGCTAGAGAATAAATTAGGCACTGAACATCTCTTTCTTTTTTGACTATATGAAATCTTCTGTGGTGAACCAGAAAAAAAGCTTCTTACTTTACTTTCAAGCTGTATACAGATCTTTTATTAATAGCATAAAACACGAGGTAATGTGTACATCCAACAAGTACCTGTTTGTTATGGAACCAAGCTCCATACGGGACTGTAACCTTGAACCGTAGATCGTGGGCAAGCTCGCGTACAAGTGTCCGGGAACCAAGTAATGGGACTACTGAATCTTGATCTCCACTGGCATTTTGCAATAACAAgtttttagtctttttatatatgAAACACGAGGAAAAACATTTACTTCATGTTTCATGACTGAAGCGTTTACCTGAAAATCCAAACGGGAATATGGTTCTGAATGATCCTCTTTAGCAAAGGCAGAATGTCAATGTTTCCATCTGTCTCAGTATAGTTAAGAACACTGCCAATAAAGTTCGATTAAAAAAAGAATCATTTATAGTTACTGTAAAGAATATAAGTGTCAGGCATCAGCAGATTTACCTGCTGCACATAGACCATGCATACGGTAGATTGGTCCGATTAGCATGTAGAGCCTTCTGAACCTCTGGAAGGTTAAAGTAAAATCGCCTTTCGTAGGTCATGCACACATCTACTCCAAGGCTAATCTTTGTAGCCTGCCATGACACATGATGTCTTATTCAtcacatattttatttctttccaTGAATGGAAATTCAGCTAGAGTATGGAAGAAATGTACCATCTTTCGGAGTCTTAGCTCTTGCTGGACTATGGATGGATAGCATACATCAAGAATAACATcgtaattatttatataatcacCAACGATTTTATTTGCTTCGGTTATGGCATTGTCGCAGGATTTGGAGACATTGTGTGGAGTAGCAAAAGTGTAATCCTCAAACTCACAGTCGTTCATGATGGCAAGGCCTATTTCATCAGAAATCATCCCGTGCGACCAAAAGAACTCATACGTGGCTGGGACATCACGATCAAGTTTAAGCAGTGGATTGCCAATCTGATCAAATCACAGATTTCATCTGTAAAGCCAAACACTTGCGAAAAGAACAGAGAACAAGATGATAGAATAAGTTTAAAATATTACTGCTATCCCTTTAATGTTGAACTTTTGCTCTGTAGAATGTTTGTTATGGTCCAGAAGCAAGACCGCTAATTGAGGAATGTAATGCCCTGTATAGACAAATAAGatatattctaaaataaaaGAGTAGAGGGACAACTTCAgaacatatataatatttaagcaGAAGTTCACTATGTACCCATGGTTCTAAATTATCTTGAAATGATTAACATTTATGACCGCACTACTGATTCATGAATTGTAATTTTCTTACCTGCATAACTTTCTCCGGTCAGGAATAAATCTCGGGTTTTGAATGTTGGAAACTTCTTGTACCATCCCATCATGAACATGTGCATATCATATGCTGCCATAGAACAAGAAACGGGACTTCAGTTGTCTCAGTAAACTCAAAATTCTGCTCACTTAGTACCTAGTAAACGTACACATGCTTAAGGAACTCAATGCTCGGGGATGATCCAGCAATGGATCACCCCACCGAGGCTTTAAATTTCCATGCATacattttttaaagaaattgaaatttcacaaattatcaTCTATTCAATCACCCATCTTCTTGCTCCCTTACTCCTCCtcctgaattctttgaactgcCCACTGAATATGACCGTGCAGGTAGAACACGTAGGCAGATGTCCGATGCTTATAACTTACCAACTGTCGTATAAACCACACCAGATATGTTATCAGAAAGAATGGAAAAGTTTAGCATCAATTGCTGCTTTACCTGTGGACGCATCACCAGTAGTGTAGTCTGAGCTTGTATTCGAGTATGACCATCCAACACCGGCAGGGAGACTCGACAAAAAGGAGATTCGACGCTACAAACAGAATAAGTAAATTTTTTAAGCAAATGGATTGATTGATTTCAACATTTGAGaccaaaaaggaaaaaaaacttCAATTATACCTTTGTTCATGACTTCGAGTTTATTCGGAGACTTCGACCATCGCCTCTAGGAAAGAAAGGCCCCAGTTCTGTGAAAGCACCGCCGCCCATGGATGAGCAACCCGGGCCTGAACATAACAGACATGCAAGATATCGGATAATAACACAAAGTTCTACACTGTCACAAGAACTACTTCGCACATACTTCAACACAAAAAGAAGACACTTTTCAAGGCTTCAAgtttaaatgaaaataataaaaccaGTTCTTGAATGAAAGAGGGAACTCTTCAAAATTTTCTCAAATGGAATCCTTAACGGGCAGTCCTAATTAAGAGAAGACATATTTTTACTTAGCATGTACTCCATGTCATAAATCCAAAACAGTGAAATAACCTATTTTACACCACCTAACAGTATGTTTGGCAACCAGGATTTGAGAGGATTTGTGggatttggaattggatttggaattggatttggaaattcaagtatttgaaattccatttggtgtttggtttaaaatttaaaaatggtatTTACAAATCCATTTCTTGTTTGGAGAAAAAAATATTCGAATTTTGAATATCACAATAAGAATCTTGCTCGTGTCttgctaatttttttaatttgaatctAAATCTAAATTCAGAAAACGAGGCGAGTCAACCCTTTTTTTAGCAAAATTAtttgtaaaattttaatttttttaatttgatttgcAGATACCAAAATGGCAATTTCACTTTGTACACATTTTCCTCAAATCAAGAAAACTATATTTACTAAACCAAGaacaggaaaaaaaaaaggaaaagattTACCTCCATTAAGCCAAAGGGTGAGAGGTTTGTGATCAGGATCCTCTTCAGCTTCCACGAAGTAGTAAAACAAACTCCTTCCTTTCTTCATATCCACATCTACATACCCTGCATACTGCCTAAACTTCACCACCGGTTGACCGGGCAATTTCCCAACCAGATCCTCCTCCGGAAAGCCAATACAACCACCAAACACCAATCCCACAACTACCACCGCCACCGCCAACTCCGCCGGAATGTACTTCAACGGCAATCCCATCTCCAAAAAACTCAACAAGAACAACCCTTTTCGCTAAAGGTTCCGACTTTGAAGGCCGCCCTTGTTCAGGAAGAAAAACTAATCCACCCACATATATGTCTGTATCTTCTTGGAAAGGCCTTcgtgcataaaatatattgTACAGGTATAAAAAAATGACTTCTATTATGAAAGAGCACGTGAGTTCTGGGATTGCTTTTCAAAAAAGCTCAAACTTTGGCCTTAATATCTTCAAATGAATGGATTTTCTATATATGGCCACACAACCAACGAGTGAAataaggaagaatttgaaaccCCGCAGCTTCTACTTCTTGTGCGAAGGATATTTAGCTTTATCTGCTTTTTTATTCTTATCTTTTTGTATCCCGAGTTTGTTATAGAAAGAGATTGTGAATTATCTGAGAGACGTTGGAAAGCCGCATCAGAAGTGGCAGTGGGTGTCGATCAAGCTACCATCGATGGGGTCCACTCTCATGAAAGCTTTAACAACGATGTACGAAATTCTTAACTCCCACTTTCGTGACATTAATGAAGTTCTAGAATTCCATTCGATCTATCTAAATCATCATGTAACAAACTCAAGCCCGCTTGGGATCTACCAAGATAAATCTTGATATATTTGACAAGAAATCTAAGTAATCAAGAAGGCATTAGTAGTAGGAGGATTTCATTTGTATACAAGAAATTTCCAAAATTTTGCTTGGTATGAAGCTAAATTTCAGAGCATTAAAGTAGGCTGTAAGACAGTGGTGTGTAATGATGAGGGATTTGCATGACAAAGTGAAAAAGTGACAAGAAGATATGCAGGGATGAAAAGATATACGGTAGTATTCATCATTGTTCAACAAAGTATAATCAATTCATAGAATAATTCATCATAATTAATTCGATAATACCAACTAATAACCAATTACACTAATTAGTTAACATAAATACATGGACTTGGCCTACACTTAAGTTTTAAGCCTCTTCTAAAGTAAGGGTCTACGgttttgtatttttatgagaAGCTCTGCGTCCATTAAAGCAGTCTTACTAAAAGCTAAGGAAGAATAAAAAGATCTAGCTTGATTTCAAGATGTATAATTTATGTTGAATCATGATTTAACGAGACTAATCAGTCTCATATATAtgtatcaaatttttttatctgtatttgaaattattggcTGTAATGTGGTCCCTTTCTGACAAGAAACGAGAAGCATCACCCGATACCCTTACCTTATACTTCCAAAATTTGGGGT containing:
- the LOC140807967 gene encoding bidirectional sugar transporter SWEET1-like gives rise to the protein MSKDKALHLVFGVFGNATGLFLFLSPVVTFKRIVTKRSTEQFSGIPYVMTLLNCLLSTWYGLPFISKNNFLVSAINGTGAAIESIYVLIFLVFAPKKEKAKILGLLCCVLSVFSVVALVSVFAIHDAKKRKNLCGFAATIFSIIIGWC
- the LOC140807618 gene encoding LOW QUALITY PROTEIN: serine carboxypeptidase-like 42 (The sequence of the model RefSeq protein was modified relative to this genomic sequence to represent the inferred CDS: deleted 1 base in 1 codon); its protein translation is MGLPLKYIPAELAVAVVVVGLVFGGCIGFPEEDLVGKLPGQPVVKFRQYAGYVDVDMKKGRSLFYYFVEAEEDPDHKPLTLWLNGGPGCSSMGGGAFTELGPFFPRGDGRSLRINSKSWFVASNLLFVESPAGVGWSYSNTSSDYTTGDASTAYDMHMFMMGWYKKFPTFKTRDLFLTGESYAGHYIPQLAVLLLDHNKHSTEQKFNIKGIAIGNPLLKLDRDVPATYEFFWSHGMISDEIGLAIMNDCEFEDYTFATPHNVSKSCDNAITEANKIVGDYINNYDVILDVCYPSIVQQELRLRKMATKISLGVDVCMTYERRFYFNLPEVQKALHANRTNLPYAWSMCSSVLNYTETDGNIDILPLLKRIIQNHIPVWIFSGDQDSVVPLLGSRTLVRELAHDLRFKVTVPYGAWFHNKQVGGWATEYGNLLTFATVRGAAHMVPYAQPSRALHLFSSFVRGRRLPNTTRPSIDG